Below is a window of Deltaproteobacteria bacterium DNA.
ACGCCCACGGCCTGAAAGACGCCGTGGGCGCAGCCTTGGCACTCGGTTCGCGGCAGGTATTCCCGGTCGTCCCATTGGAAATGAACGGCCTTGAACGCGTCCAGATCCGTGAGCACCTCGTCCCACGGCAATTGGAGTTTCTTGTCGCGCA
It encodes the following:
- a CDS encoding transposase, coding for RDKKLQLPWDEVLTDLDAFKAVHFQWDDREYLPRTECQGCAHGVFQAVGVKPPPTLQPISL